DNA sequence from the Enterobacteriaceae endosymbiont of Donacia cincticornis genome:
TAACCATAAAAAGAAATAATCCTTTAATATTAATTAATCCAAAAATTATAGTAATTGATAAATCTAAAATTAGTAATAAAGAAGGTTGTCTTTCTATACCTATTAAACAACAATATTTTATTTTAAGATATAAAAAAATAAAAATTAAAGCTAAAAATTTAATGAATGAAAATATTGAATTAGAAGCAAAATATTTATTATCTTATTGTATACAACATGAAATAGATCATTTAAATGGAATTTTATTTATTGATTATTTATCAAATTTAAAATATCAAAGAATTTATGATAAAATAAAAAAACTTAATAAAAAAATAATATTTATAAAAAAACATAATCATATAAAATGAATAAAAAAAAAATCAAAATTATTTTTATAGGTACTTCAAAATTTTCTGCTTATCATTTAAAAGGTTTAATAAATAGTATCCATAAAATATCTTGTATTATTACAAAACCAGATACTCGTGCTAATAGAGGACATAAGTTAATTTTTAATCCTATAAAAAAATTAGCTTTAAAATATAGAATTGATATCTTACAACCAGAATCTTTAAGTTCTTTATCTTTAATTAAGCAAATTAAAAATTATAAATGTGATATAATTATTGTTGTAGATTATGGATTATTAATTCCTAATCCAATATTAAATATTCCTAAATTATTTTGTATGAATGTACATGCTTCATTATTACCTAGATGGAGAGGTGCAGCTCCTATACAAAGAGCATTATTAGCTAATGATTTAAAAACAGGTATTAGTATTATCAAAATGAATAATTTTTTAGATCAGGGGGATATTATTTATCAAATAGAATATAATATTTTATTATATGATACATATGGATCATTATATAAAAAATTAGCAATACTTGGATTACAAGGAGTATTATTTATTTTAAATAAAATTGCAAAAGGTACAAAAATAAAATTTAAATCTCAAAATATTAATATAATAAAACCTACATATGCAGAAAAAATATCTAAAAAAGAATGTAAATTAGATTGGTTATTACCAGCTAAAAAATTAGAATGTATGATTCGTGCGTTTAATCCTTATCCGGGAACATATTTCTTTGTAAAAGATAAAAGATTTAAAGTATGGCAAGCAGAAGTTATTGCTAATTTTAATAATAATTATATTAATAAAACACCTGGAACAATTTTATCAATAAATAGGTACGGTATACAAATAAATACTATAAATGGAATTTTAAATATTCAAATCATTCAACCTAGTGGTAAAAAACAAATGAATATTCAAAATTTTTTAAATTTTAATCAATATAAAAATTTATTTATAAAAAATGATATCATTATTTAATTTTTTTATTTTTTATAATTATTTTTCTTATTGTTAATTCTATATAAGCCATAGGTGCTTTATCTCCATTACGAAAACCACATTTAATAATACGTGTGTAACCACCTGATGTTTTATAAAATTGAGGAACAATAACTTTAAAAAGTTTATTAATGTTTTTTTTATTATTTAATTTAGAACGTATTAATCGTTTGCTAGTAATAGTATTTTTTTTCGCAATAGTAATAATTGGTTCTATAATTTTTCTAAGTTCTTTAGCTTTACTTAAAGTTGTTTTAATAATTTCATAGTAAATTAATGAATTAGTCATATTATATAGCATTGCAATACGATGAGAACTATTTCTATTAAAATAACGACCTGTTTTACGATGACGCATATTTATTTCATCCAATTAAATTAATTATTTATTATTTGTATTTTCTGGAGGCCAATTATCTAATCTCATTCCTAATGATAATCCTCTAGAAGCTAATATATCTTTTATTTCTGTTAAAGATTTTTTACCTAAATTTGGAGTTTTTAATAATTCTACTTCTGTTTTTTGTACTAAATCACCAATTAAATGAATAAATTCAGTTTTTAAACAATTTGCAGAACGGACTGTTAATTCTAAATCATCTACTGAACGTAATAAAATAGGATCAAATTTAGGTTTTTCTTTTTTTATTTTTTTTTCTTTTTTAATATCTTCTAAGTTTACAAAAGACTCTAATTGTTTAGCTAAAATTGTAGCTGCTTTTCTAATTGCTTGTTCTGGATCTATAGTTCCATTTGTTTCTATTTCTATTATTAACTTATCTAAATCAGTTCTTTGTTTTACTCTTGCTGATTCTACATTATATATTATTCTTTTGATAGGACTAAATGATGCATCTAACAATAATTTACCTATTTTAGTATTGTTTTGAATATCATTCTCTATTCTTGTATGAGCAGCTATATATCCTCTACCTAATTCTATTTTCATTGTTATATTCAGAGACGTATTTATATTAGTAATATGACAAATAATATGATTTTTATTAATAATTTTAATATCACTACCATATTCAATATCAGATGCTTTAACTACACCAATACCTGTTTTATTTAAGGTTAAAATTACTTTTTTTTTATTATTTTCTATTTTAAAAGCTAATTGTTTTAAATTCAATAATATTTCAATAATATCTTCTTTAATACCTTCCTTAGTACTATATTCATGTAATATTCCTTCTATCTCTACTTCTGTTATTGCATATCCAGGCATAGAAGATAATAAAATACGTCTTAATGCATTTCCTAATGTATGACCAAAACCACGTTCTAAAGGTTCTAAAATAATTCTTACAGTAGATTTGTTAATATGTTGTATATCTACTAATTTAGGTTTTAAAAATTCTGTTACGGAATTTTGATCCATTTATATACTCTCTTTCTCTTATTTAAAATTATTTTGAATATAATTCAATAATTAAATGTTCATTAATATCTGCAGGTAAATCAGAACGTTCAGGAAGACGTTTAAAAATTCCTTCCATTTTTTTACTATTAACTTCTAACCAACTAGATTTTTCTCTTTGAGAAAATAAATCTAATGATGCATTAATTCTTAATTGTTTTTTAGATTTTTCACATATAGAAATTTTATTATTAATAGATACTTGATAAGAAGCTATATTAACAATATTATCGTTAACTTTTACAGATTTATGAGAAATTAATTGTCTAGATTCAGCTCTTGTTACTCCAAAACCCATTCTATAAACTACATTATCTAATCTTTTTTCTAGTAAACATAATAAATTAAATCCAGTATTTCCTTTAATACTTGATGCTTTTTTATAATAATTGTGAAATTGACGTTCTAATATACCATATAATCTACGTAATTTTTGTTTTTCTCTTAATTGAATACCATAATCAGATAATCTAGATTTTTTAAAACCATGTTGTCCTGGAGCTTGTTCTAATTTACATTTAGTATCAATAGAACGTGCATTAGATTTTAAAAATAAATCAGTTCCTTCTCGTCTACATAATTTTAATTTTGGTCCTAAATATTTAGCCATTATATTTTCCTAAAATATTTAAATTAAATTTAAAATGTAATTATAAAACAATAAGTTATTTTATACTCTTCTTTTTTTTGGTGGTCTACATCCATTATGTGGTATAGGTGTAACATCTGTAATATTTGTAATTTTAAAACCAGCATTATTTAATGCTCTAATAGTAGATTCTCTCCCTGGACCAGGACCTTTTACTATAATTTCTAAATTTTTAATACCATAATTTTTAACAATTTCAGCACATTTTTCTGCAGCTACTTGTGCTGCAAAAGGAGTAGATTTTCTAGATCCTCTAAAACCAGATCCTCCAGCTGTAGCACATCCTAAAGAATTACCTTTTCTATCTGTAATAGTAACAATAGTATTGTTAAAAGAAGCATGTATATGTGCTATACCATCTAATATTTGTTTTTTTAAATTTTTTTTTTTCATTGTATATACCTATAATAATTTTATTTTTTTATATATTTATGTATCTTTTTTCTAGTACGTGCATTAGTTTTAGTACGTTGTCCTCGAACAGGTAATCCTTTTTTATGACGTAATCCTCTATAACATCCTAGATCAACTAATCTTTTAATATTTAAATTGATACTTCTTCTTAGATCTCCTTCTATTTTAAATTTAGATATAGCATTTCTTAATAAATCTATTTTTTCTTTTGTAAGATTATTAATTTTAATATTTTGAGAAATATTTGTTATTTTACATATATAAATCGCATTAGATGTCCCAATACCATAAATATTTTTTAAAGCAATTATTATGCGTTTATTATCAGGAATATTAACTCCAGCTATACGAATCATTTTATATCCTTTAATATTATAAATTATTGTACATATATGAAATTATAAAATTGATTTAGTTATCCTTGACGTTGTTTATGTTTAGGATCTGTTTTACAAAAAACATGTATTATTCTTTTTCTACGAATAATTTTACAATTACGACATATTTTTTTAATTGAAGTACGAACTTTCATTTTATTATATTTCCAAAATATTATTATATTTTTTTTATAAAATTAACTTTTAAAATTTATTTTTTTAAGTATAGACTCATACTGAGTAGACATAATTAATGTTTGAATTTGTGTTATAAAATCTATAATTACAACTATTACTATAAGTAATGATGTGCCACTAAAATAAAACGGGATAGTAATAATACTACGTAAAAATTCAGGAAAGAGACATATAAATGTGATATACAAACTTCCAGTGCATGTTAATCGCATAAGTATTTTTTTAATATATTTAGCCGTTTGTTTTCCTGGACGAATACCAGAAATATAAGCTCCTGATTTTTTTAAATTATCTGAAGTTTCTTCAGGATTAAAAACTAAAAGAGTATAAAAAAAACAAAAAAATACAATTGCTGATATATATAATATCATATAAATAGGTTGTTTTGGTTGTAAAGAAATAGAAATATTTTTTATCCAACTATAATCAGTAATATTACTAAACCATGCAAATATTGTAGAAATAAATAAAATAATACTAGAAGAAAATATTGCAGGTATTACTCCAGACATATTAATTTTTAATGGTAAATGAGTATTTTGTTGTGTATTATACATTTGTCTTCCATAATATCTTCTAGCATATTGTACTACTATTTTCCTTTGTCCCTTTTCTATAAAAACAATAAATAAAGTAATAAAAAATATAAATAATAATAATACTAAAATAGTAAAAAAATTTAAATTTCCTATTTTTATTTGTGAAATAATTTGATTTACTGTAGAAGGTAAAGCAGCTAATATTCCTACTACTATGATAATGGAAACTCCATTACCAATACCTCTTTTTGTAATTTGTCTACCTAACCACATTAGAAATGTAGTACCAGTAATTAAACTTAAAATAGAAATTATATAAAAATAAAAATCTATATGTATTACTAAATTATTCATACCTGGAATATGAGATAATCCAATAGTTATTCCAATTGCTTGAATTATAGATAAAATTAATGTACTATATTTGGTATATTTATTAATTTTTTTTTTACCAGCATCACCTTCTTTTTTTAAAGCTATAAAAAAGGGATTAATTGATGTTAGGATTTGTATTATAATAGATGCAGATATATAAGGCATAACTCCTAAAGCGAAAATTGAAGCTCTACTTAATGCTCCACCAGAGAACATATTAAACATATCAATAATAGTACCATGTTGTTTAAGAATTAGTGCATGTAAAACACTTGTATTAATTCCTGGAATTGGTATAAATGAACCTATTCGGAAAATAATAATAGAACTTATAAAAAAAATAAATCTTTTTCTTAATTCAATAAAACCATTTTTAGTACTTTGGAAATTTATTTGATTAAATGATTTAATCATTTACTTTTTATTCCTCAATTATTCCGCCTAATTTTTTAATAATTATTTTGACATTTTTTGTACAATTTAATTTAATAATTTTTTTAGGAGTATTTATATTTCCTTTATTAATAATTTTAATATATTTAATTTTTTTCTTAATTATTTTAGCTGATTTTAAAATATTTAAATCAACATAACTTCCATCTATTTTATTTAAATCACTTAATCTAATTTCTTGAGAAAAAATTTTTTTTTTTGATCTAAAACCAAATTTAGGTAATCTTCTATGTAATGGAGTTTGTCCTCCTTCAAAAGATTTATTAATATTATAACCAGAACGAGATTTTTGTCCTTTATGACCTCTTCCACTAGTTTTTCCTTTACCTGAACCTATTCCCCTTCCTAATCTTTTTTTATTATTTTTAATTTTAGAAAATAAATTATTTAAATACATATTAATGTATAACCTTAATCATGTAAGAAATTTTTTTAATCATACCTAAAATACTAGATGTGTTATTTTTTATAATAGTATGTCCAATATGTTTTAGTCCTAAACTAATTAAAATTGCTTTATGTTTAGGTAATCTACCTATAGCACTTTTAATTTGTATAATTTTAATTTTTTTTAACACTGTTTATATTCCTTTTTATTTCTTCTATAGTTTTATTTCTTTTAGCTGCAATCATTTTTAATGAATGTATATTAGATAAACCTTTAATTGTTGCTTTAACGATATTTATTGGATTAGTTGATCCATATGCTTTAGCTAAAACATTATAAATTCCTACAACTTCTAATACTGCTCTCATTGCTCCTCCTGCTATAATACCAGTTCCTTCTGATGCAGGTTGTATAAAAACAAATGAACCAGTATGATGTCCTTTAATAGGATATTGTATCGTATTATTTTTTATAAAAATATTAATCATATTTTTTTTAGCTTTTTCCATAGCTTTTTGTATCGCACTAGGTACTTCTTTTGCTTTACCATATCCAAAACCAATTCTTCCTTTACCATTACCTACTACTGTTAGAGCTGTAAAAGAAAAAATACGTCCCCCTTTTACAGTTTTAGAAACTCTATTAATAGTAATTAATTTCTCTTTTAATTCATTATTTTTATTTTTATCATTATAAATATTCATAAATATTTTTCTTTTAAAAATTAATTAAAAATTTAAACCTGTATCACGTGCAGAATTTGCCAATGCTTTAATACGTCCGTGATATTTAAATCCAGATCGATCAAATGATACACTTAAAATACCTTTTTTAATAGATCTTTTTGCTATTTTGGTCCCAATTAAAATTGCAGCTTTAATATTTCCAGTATAAGTTAATTTTTTTTTTATTTTTTTTTCTAATGTTGAAGCTGTTATTAAAATTTTATTATCTATAGAAATTATTTGTGCATATATATGGCGTGAAGTACGATGTACTGATAAACGTATATGTTTAAATTTTTGTAAATTTTTACGAAATTTAGTAGCTCTACGCATACGAGAAATTTTTTTTGTATTCATAATTATATTTTAAAAACCTTATTTTAAATATTATTTTTTTTTGGCTTCTTTTATTTTTATTATTTCATAACTATAACGAATACCTTTTCCTTTATATGGTTCTGGAGGACGATAAGACCTGATATTTGCTGCTACTTGACCTAATAATTGTTTATCTATTCCTTTTAAAATAATTTCATTTTGATTTAAACATTTGCCAATAATACCATTAGGTATGGTATACAATATTGTATGTGAAAAACCTATCATTAAATGTAATATATTTTTTTCAAGAGAAAATTTATAACCTACTCCAAATAATATTAATTTTTTTTGAAAACCTTTTATAATTCCAATAATCATTGAATTTACTAAAGAACGAACTGTTCCTGCTTGTGCCCATCCATTTTTACATTTTATTTTTGGTTTAAATGATATTTTATTATTATTTAAAATAATATTAACATTTTTATTAAATGTATTTTTTAATATTTTATTATTACTTAATACACTTACTGTTTGTTTATTCACAATAATTTTTATATTATCTGGAATAATAATTAATTTTTTTGCTATTCTAGACATTATTTCATATACCTCTTAAGAAACATAACATATAATCTCACCACCTAATCCATACTGTCTTGCATAATAATCAGTCATTAATCCTTTAGATGTTGAAACTATAGCAATACCTAAACCAGCTATTACCTTAGGTAAAAATCTTTTTTTTTTATAGATTCTTAATCCTGGACGACTAATGCAATTTATTTTTTCTATTACACCTTTTCCTTTGAAATATTTTAAATGAATTTCTAATAAAATATTATTTTTATTAATAATACTAAGATTTTTTATATATCCTTCTGATTTTAAAATTTGGGCAATAGCATTTTTAAATTTTGAATATTGCATAATAATTTTAGATTTATTTGATAGTTGTCCATTACGTATACGTGTAAACATATCTGCTACTGGATTTTGTATACTCATATTAATATAATCCTATGTTTTTAAAAATATTATAAAATTACCAACTAGATTTTTTTAATCCTGGAATATCTCCTTTCATCGCAGCTTCTCTTAATTTAATTCTGCTCAATCCAAATTTTCTTAAAAATGCATGGGGACGACCAGTTAATTTACATCTATTTCTTTGTCTTGATAAACTAGAATCTCTAGGAAGAGATTGTAGTTTAAAAATAGCATCTAAACGAGATTTATTAGATGTATTTATATTAGAAATTATTTTTTTTAATTTTTGCCTTTTTAAAAAAAATTTCTTTCCTAATTTTATACGTTTTAATTCACGCATTTGAATAGATTTTTTTGTCATTTAAAATCCTTAATTTATAATTTAAATGGAAAATTAAATGCATTAAATAATGCATAACTTTCTTGATTCGAAATTTTATTAGTAGTTATTGTAATATCTAAACCTCTAATATAATCTATTTTATCAAAATTAATTTCTGGGAAAATTATTTGTTCTTTTATACCAATACTATAATTACCATTTTTATCAAAAGATTTTTTAGATAAACCTCTAAAATCTCTAATTCTAGGAAGAACTATTAATAATAAACGATCAAAAAAACTCCACATTTTTTTTTTTCTTAACGTAACTTTACATCCGATAGGATATCCTTTTCTTATTTTAAAACTAGCTATAGATTTACGTGCTTTTGTTATTATAGGTTTTTGTCCACTAATAAGTGTTAAATCGTTGATAGCATTATCTAAATTTTTTTTATCAAGAATAGCTTTACCTACTCCCATATTTAAAGTAATTTTTTTTATACAAGGAACTTGCATAACAGAAGTATATTTAAATTCTAGTATTAATTTTTTAATGATTTTTTTTTTATAAAAACTATATAATTTTAACATTTAATATCATCTTTAATTTATTTTAAATTTTTATTATTAGATTTAAAAAATCTCTTTTTAATCCCTTTTTCATATTTAATTTTTATTTTATCTGCTTTATTTTTTTCAATATTAAAAATAGCTATATTAGAAATATGAATTGCAGCTTCTTTTTCTATAATTCCACCTGTATGTGATATTGCAGGATTAGGTTTACTATGTTTTTTTATAATATTTATACCTTTTACTATTACAAATTTTTTTTTTATAAAACATTTAATTAAACCTCTTTTCCCTTTATCTTTTCCTTTTAGAATAACTACTTCATCATTACAATGTAATTTATTCATATATTTACTCATTGATTTAAATAACTTCTGGAGCTAATGAAATAATTTTCATAAATTTTTCATTTCTTAACTCTCTAGTAATTGGACCAAAAATTCTTGTACCAATTAATTGTTCATTAGTATCATTTAATAATACACATGAATTATGGTCAAAACGTATTATTGAACCATCAAAACGTCTTATGCCTTTTTTAGTTCTAACAATGACTGCTTTTAATACATCACCTTTTTTTACTTTACCTCTAGGAATTGCATCTTTTATAGTAACTTTAATAATATCTCCAATATTAGCATAACGACGTCTTGATCCACCTAATACTTTAATACACATAACATTTTTAGCACCAGAATTATCTGCAACATTTAATATTGTATGTTCTTGTATCATATATTTTTTATCTTTTTTTACTGTAAATAATTTTATGAAATTGTTACAATAATATACATTATAAATTTTATAAAAATTTGTTTAAAATAGAATTTTATAATCAAATTATAGATTTTTTAATAATTTTAATTAAAATCCAAGATTTGGTTTTAGATAGTGGACGAGATTCTTTAATTTCAACTAAATCTCCGATATTACATTTGTTTTTTTCATCATGTACATGTAATTTTGTAGTACGATTAATATATTTTCCATATACAGGATGTTTTACTAATTTAGTAATGTGAACAACGATAGATTTTTGCATTTTATTACTTATAACCTTACCTTTTAAGGTTTTCATTCTTTTTTGCATAAATTTTTAATCCTTTTTTTCTTTGTGATAGAATTGTTTTTATTCTTGCAATATTTTTTCTTGATTTTTTTAATAAATGAGTATGTTTTAAGTTTTTTGATGCTAATTGTATTTTTAAATTAAATTGTTCTCTAGATAAACTTAATAGTTCATTTTTTAATTCTTTATTTTTTAGTTTTAAAAGATCACTTATTTTCATATAATATATATTTTATTTTTTTAAAAAAATTGTTTGAACAGATAATTTTGCTGCACCTAATCTTAAAGCTTTATGTGCAATTTCTTCTGTAATTCCGTCAATTTCATATAAAATTCTTCCTGGTTGAATTAAAGCTACCCAATATTCGACATTACCTTTACCTTTCCCCATTCTTACTTCTAAAGGTTTTTCTGTAATAGGTTTATCAGGAAAAATTCTAATCCATATTTTTCCTTGTCTTTTCATAGCATGGCTAATAGCTCTTCTTGCAGATTCTATTTGTTTAGAAGTAATTCTCCCCCTTTCAATAGCTTTTAAAGCATAAATACCAAAATGAATATTCATGTTTATAACTCCACGATTTCTTCCCTTTTGCATTTTCCTAAATTTTGTACGTTTTGGTTGTAACATTATATTAATCTCCTTTTTTTATTTTCGTCCCTTATTTTTTTGTATTTTATAAGAATGATGTGTAATACTTTTTGTAAAAGTTGTTTTTTTTTTAAAAGTATTTTCTAATATTTCTCCTTTAAAAATCCAAACTTTTACTCCTATTATACCATAGGTAGTATGTGCTTCTGATAAACTAAAATCGATATCTGCTCTTAAAGTATGTAATGGTACTCTACCTTCTCTATACCATTCTGTACGTGCGATTTCTGTTCCTCCTAAACGACCACTAACTTCTACTTTGACACCTTTTGCTCCTAATCTTATAGAATTTTGTACTGCTCTTTTCATAACTCTTCTAAACATAATTCTTTTTTCTAGTTGTGCAGATATAATATCAGCTACTAATTTTGCTTCTAATTCTGGTTTTCTAACTTCTGTTATATTCACTTGCACAGGTACTTTAGTAATTTTATATATTATTTTCCTAAGTTTTTCTACATCTTCACCTTTTTTTCCTATAACTATTCCAGGACGTGCTGTATGAATATTTACTCTAATACTTTTAGATGGTCTTTCTATTATAATTTTAGAAACAGATGCTTTTGCTAATTTTTTTTTTAAAAATTTTCTTACTTGAAAATCACTATATAAATAATTAGCATAATCTTTTTTATTGGCGTACCAAATAGAATTCCATATTTTTGTTATTCCTAATCTTAAACCATTAGGATGTGTTTTTTGTCCCATTTATATTTTCCTTAATTAAGAATTATCTGTTAAAATAATAGTAATATGACTTGTGTATTTTAAAATTCTATCTGATCTACCTTTAGCTCTAGGCATAATACGTTTCATATTTGTACCTAAATCTATATATATTTTTTTTATAAATAAATTATCAATATCTAATCCATAATTATGTTCGGCATTAGATATAGCTGAATTTAATGTTTTTTTTATTAAAAAAGCAGATTTTTTATTTGAAAAATTTAAAATATCCAGAGCTTTAGATATTTTTTCTCCTCTAATAAGATTAGCTATAAGTCTTAATTTTTGTGCAGAAGAAGGAGCATATTTATATTTTGATAAAATTTCCATTTTTTTTACTCATTTTATAAACAAAATTTATATTTTTATTTTTTTAAAGTTTTTTTTATTTTTTTATCAGCTGTATGTCCTCTATATGTACGTGTAGGAGAAAATTCACCTAATTTATGGCCAACCATCTCATTAGTAATATATATTGGAATATGTTGACGACCATTATGTACTGCTATAGTTAATCCGATCATATTTGGAAATATAGTGGAACGTCTAGACCATGTTTTTAATGGTTTTTTATCTTTATTTATTATTGCTTTTTCAATTTTTTTAAATAAATGTTTATCTATAAAAGGACCTTTTTTCAAGGAACGAGACATTACTGATTACCTTTTTTATATTAAATAGTACGATGTTTTATAATATATTTATTTGTTCTTTTATTTTTTCTGGTTTTTTTACCTTTTGTTTTAACTCCCCAAGGAGTAACAGGATGTTTACCAAAATTTTTACCTTCTCCCCCCCCGTGGGGATGATCTATAGGATTCATTGCAGTTCCTCTAACTGTAGGTCTTATACCTTTCCAACGTTTTGCTCCTGCTTTACCAAATGATT
Encoded proteins:
- the def gene encoding peptide deformylase encodes the protein MSIMKLLYFPNKKLRKKARSIKKIDDNIKLLVNNMLKTMYFYNGIGLAATQIGINKKIIVIDITIKRNNPLILINPKIIVIDKSKISNKEGCLSIPIKQQYFILRYKKIKIKAKNLMNENIELEAKYLLSYCIQHEIDHLNGILFIDYLSNLKYQRIYDKIKKLNKKIIFIKKHNHIK
- the fmt gene encoding methionyl-tRNA formyltransferase gives rise to the protein MNKKKIKIIFIGTSKFSAYHLKGLINSIHKISCIITKPDTRANRGHKLIFNPIKKLALKYRIDILQPESLSSLSLIKQIKNYKCDIIIVVDYGLLIPNPILNIPKLFCMNVHASLLPRWRGAAPIQRALLANDLKTGISIIKMNNFLDQGDIIYQIEYNILLYDTYGSLYKKLAILGLQGVLFILNKIAKGTKIKFKSQNINIIKPTYAEKISKKECKLDWLLPAKKLECMIRAFNPYPGTYFFVKDKRFKVWQAEVIANFNNNYINKTPGTILSINRYGIQINTINGILNIQIIQPSGKKQMNIQNFLNFNQYKNLFIKNDIII
- the rplQ gene encoding 50S ribosomal protein L17; this encodes MRHRKTGRYFNRNSSHRIAMLYNMTNSLIYYEIIKTTLSKAKELRKIIEPIITIAKKNTITSKRLIRSKLNNKKNINKLFKVIVPQFYKTSGGYTRIIKCGFRNGDKAPMAYIELTIRKIIIKNKKIK
- a CDS encoding DNA-directed RNA polymerase subunit alpha; amino-acid sequence: MDQNSVTEFLKPKLVDIQHINKSTVRIILEPLERGFGHTLGNALRRILLSSMPGYAITEVEIEGILHEYSTKEGIKEDIIEILLNLKQLAFKIENNKKKVILTLNKTGIGVVKASDIEYGSDIKIINKNHIICHITNINTSLNITMKIELGRGYIAAHTRIENDIQNNTKIGKLLLDASFSPIKRIIYNVESARVKQRTDLDKLIIEIETNGTIDPEQAIRKAATILAKQLESFVNLEDIKKEKKIKKEKPKFDPILLRSVDDLELTVRSANCLKTEFIHLIGDLVQKTEVELLKTPNLGKKSLTEIKDILASRGLSLGMRLDNWPPENTNNK
- the rpsD gene encoding 30S ribosomal protein S4 translates to MAKYLGPKLKLCRREGTDLFLKSNARSIDTKCKLEQAPGQHGFKKSRLSDYGIQLREKQKLRRLYGILERQFHNYYKKASSIKGNTGFNLLCLLEKRLDNVVYRMGFGVTRAESRQLISHKSVKVNDNIVNIASYQVSINNKISICEKSKKQLRINASLDLFSQREKSSWLEVNSKKMEGIFKRLPERSDLPADINEHLIIELYSK
- the rpsK gene encoding 30S ribosomal protein S11, whose product is MKKKNLKKQILDGIAHIHASFNNTIVTITDRKGNSLGCATAGGSGFRGSRKSTPFAAQVAAEKCAEIVKNYGIKNLEIIVKGPGPGRESTIRALNNAGFKITNITDVTPIPHNGCRPPKKRRV
- the rpsM gene encoding 30S ribosomal protein S13; translated protein: MIRIAGVNIPDNKRIIIALKNIYGIGTSNAIYICKITNISQNIKINNLTKEKIDLLRNAISKFKIEGDLRRSINLNIKRLVDLGCYRGLRHKKGLPVRGQRTKTNARTRKKIHKYIKK
- the rpmJ gene encoding 50S ribosomal protein L36: MKVRTSIKKICRNCKIIRRKRIIHVFCKTDPKHKQRQG
- the secY gene encoding preprotein translocase subunit SecY, which produces MIKSFNQINFQSTKNGFIELRKRFIFFISSIIIFRIGSFIPIPGINTSVLHALILKQHGTIIDMFNMFSGGALSRASIFALGVMPYISASIIIQILTSINPFFIALKKEGDAGKKKINKYTKYSTLILSIIQAIGITIGLSHIPGMNNLVIHIDFYFYIISILSLITGTTFLMWLGRQITKRGIGNGVSIIIVVGILAALPSTVNQIISQIKIGNLNFFTILVLLLFIFFITLFIVFIEKGQRKIVVQYARRYYGRQMYNTQQNTHLPLKINMSGVIPAIFSSSIILFISTIFAWFSNITDYSWIKNISISLQPKQPIYMILYISAIVFFCFFYTLLVFNPEETSDNLKKSGAYISGIRPGKQTAKYIKKILMRLTCTGSLYITFICLFPEFLRSIITIPFYFSGTSLLIVIVVIIDFITQIQTLIMSTQYESILKKINFKS
- the rplO gene encoding 50S ribosomal protein L15, which produces MYLNNLFSKIKNNKKRLGRGIGSGKGKTSGRGHKGQKSRSGYNINKSFEGGQTPLHRRLPKFGFRSKKKIFSQEIRLSDLNKIDGSYVDLNILKSAKIIKKKIKYIKIINKGNINTPKKIIKLNCTKNVKIIIKKLGGIIEE
- the rpmD gene encoding 50S ribosomal protein L30, translating into MLKKIKIIQIKSAIGRLPKHKAILISLGLKHIGHTIIKNNTSSILGMIKKISYMIKVIH
- the rpsE gene encoding 30S ribosomal protein S5 yields the protein MNIYNDKNKNNELKEKLITINRVSKTVKGGRIFSFTALTVVGNGKGRIGFGYGKAKEVPSAIQKAMEKAKKNMINIFIKNNTIQYPIKGHHTGSFVFIQPASEGTGIIAGGAMRAVLEVVGIYNVLAKAYGSTNPINIVKATIKGLSNIHSLKMIAAKRNKTIEEIKRNINSVKKN
- the rplR gene encoding 50S ribosomal protein L18, which gives rise to MNTKKISRMRRATKFRKNLQKFKHIRLSVHRTSRHIYAQIISIDNKILITASTLEKKIKKKLTYTGNIKAAILIGTKIAKRSIKKGILSVSFDRSGFKYHGRIKALANSARDTGLNF
- the rplF gene encoding 50S ribosomal protein L6; the protein is MSRIAKKLIIIPDNIKIIVNKQTVSVLSNNKILKNTFNKNVNIILNNNKISFKPKIKCKNGWAQAGTVRSLVNSMIIGIIKGFQKKLILFGVGYKFSLEKNILHLMIGFSHTILYTIPNGIIGKCLNQNEIILKGIDKQLLGQVAANIRSYRPPEPYKGKGIRYSYEIIKIKEAKKK